Below is a window of Fervidobacterium pennivorans DSM 9078 DNA.
TTCGACCCTTTTCATGTCTAATCCTCTTACGGGAGGTTCGAAGGTGGGGGTCAAAATTCTTTCAGCATGGATGATAAATTTTTCTGCATTGCTCATATTACAATCTCCCCAACTTTCATCAGAAATTCGAACAACTTTTTAAACGCCACGCTCCTGTGGCTTATGTGCTTTTTCACTTCTTCACCAAGCTCACCAAATGTCTTATCGTAGCCTTTTGGAATAAATATGGGATCATAGCCAAAACCTTTATCCCCGCGTATCTCTCGACTGATTGTTCCTTCAACATAACCTTCTACAGAAATCAAGAAATTCTTAATAGGATTGAAATACGTAGCGGCACACACAAACTTTGCGCTTCGTTCTTCGTAATTTCTCATCAACTGAAGGATGCTCTCCATCTTTTCAACATAACTTGCCCCTTCCAAATACCTGGCACTCATAACACCGGGAAAGCCACCCAGCACGTCTATAGAAAGACCTGAATCATCGGCTATTACTGGCTGACCTATTTCTTTTCCATATTCGAGAGCCTTGATGATGGAATTCTCAATGAATGTCTCACCGGTTTCTTCAACATCAATCTCCCAGTTCACTGTTTCAAGTTCTACAAATTCCGGGACAACGAGTTTTATCTCTTCGATTTTGTGATTGTTCTTTGATGCAATGTAGATTTTTACCTTTTCTTGATTTGCAGGTTTTGTATTGTTTAACACGTTCACGATGCTTCCCCCTCATCACAGCATAACAAATTTTGGATTGTATCTGTATTGTCATTTGAATTTGAAAGCACCATC
It encodes the following:
- the rdgB gene encoding RdgB/HAM1 family non-canonical purine NTP pyrophosphatase, which gives rise to MNVLNNTKPANQEKVKIYIASKNNHKIEEIKLVVPEFVELETVNWEIDVEETGETFIENSIIKALEYGKEIGQPVIADDSGLSIDVLGGFPGVMSARYLEGASYVEKMESILQLMRNYEERSAKFVCAATYFNPIKNFLISVEGYVEGTISREIRGDKGFGYDPIFIPKGYDKTFGELGEEVKKHISHRSVAFKKLFEFLMKVGEIVI